One part of the Selenomonadales bacterium genome encodes these proteins:
- the nagZ gene encoding beta-N-acetylhexosaminidase has translation MRKLDPARLSVAEKAGQVMMCGFLSPDPNAAREAVLELGVGGVIYFSRNLGTLAEVRALSAALQSMAQTSSAQWPLFIATDQEGGPVSRLSKDVPRWPPAMALSAASLGLGDTGFTQQIYYALGRELAAAGINVNFSPVLDVNDTPENPVIGVRSFGDDAQWVGALGQAAVQGLTEAQVMAVGKHFPGHGHAKEDSHAVLPRVERDREALSRIELGPFRHSIHHGIAGLMTAHVVYPALDPDKPATLSPAIIQGVLRDRLQFGRLVFTDCMEMSAIAKGVGTASGAVLALRAGADMVLISHSPAVQQATHAAICEALASGELPMQRIDEALGRIAAAKARWCTRAEQPLTATERDAFARLRENAYGAAVTVVHDAQALLPLPDCQGVKLVAARDDGVLHNARKNLGRLLQIGDGPPTQGECHTAVVLVRGLATDAVQAVTMREIARRFLRTIVVAVGAPYDLAAAPPHTTQVCTYSTELQALAALAKLLSGQQSAVGKLPVRLSQTSNSTPPSC, from the coding sequence ATGCGTAAGCTTGACCCTGCGCGTTTGTCTGTAGCCGAGAAGGCCGGACAAGTGATGATGTGTGGGTTCCTTTCGCCTGACCCTAATGCGGCCAGAGAAGCTGTGCTAGAGCTTGGGGTAGGCGGCGTCATCTACTTTAGCCGCAACCTAGGCACTCTAGCGGAAGTGCGCGCTCTGTCGGCAGCACTGCAAAGCATGGCACAGACATCGTCAGCGCAGTGGCCGCTCTTTATCGCCACCGACCAGGAGGGCGGGCCGGTTTCCCGGCTCAGCAAAGACGTGCCGCGCTGGCCGCCAGCCATGGCCCTTTCGGCCGCTAGTCTAGGCCTAGGGGACACAGGCTTCACACAGCAGATCTATTACGCCCTAGGGAGGGAACTTGCCGCCGCAGGCATCAATGTCAACTTTTCGCCGGTCTTAGATGTTAACGACACCCCCGAGAACCCAGTCATCGGAGTGCGGTCGTTTGGCGATGATGCGCAGTGGGTCGGCGCACTCGGGCAGGCGGCAGTGCAGGGGTTGACGGAAGCACAGGTTATGGCTGTAGGCAAGCACTTCCCCGGTCATGGGCACGCTAAGGAAGACTCGCATGCTGTGCTACCCCGGGTGGAGCGCGATAGAGAGGCGCTTTCTCGCATCGAGCTAGGGCCGTTCCGCCATAGCATACACCACGGCATTGCAGGCCTGATGACGGCGCATGTAGTCTATCCCGCGCTAGACCCAGATAAGCCTGCCACTCTCTCCCCCGCGATAATCCAAGGGGTCCTGCGCGACAGGCTGCAATTTGGCAGATTAGTCTTCACCGATTGTATGGAGATGTCGGCTATCGCCAAGGGGGTAGGCACGGCTAGTGGCGCGGTGCTGGCACTTAGGGCCGGGGCGGACATGGTACTTATCTCCCACAGCCCGGCAGTGCAGCAGGCGACACACGCTGCCATTTGCGAGGCTTTAGCTTCGGGCGAGCTGCCTATGCAGCGCATAGACGAGGCACTTGGCCGCATTGCCGCGGCTAAGGCGCGGTGGTGCACACGCGCAGAGCAGCCCCTTACTGCCACGGAGCGCGACGCCTTTGCTCGGCTCCGGGAGAATGCTTACGGCGCAGCTGTTACGGTGGTGCATGACGCACAAGCTCTCTTGCCCCTGCCCGACTGCCAAGGTGTAAAGCTTGTTGCCGCCCGCGACGATGGGGTGCTCCACAATGCACGCAAGAACTTGGGCCGACTCCTGCAAATAGGTGACGGACCTCCTACCCAGGGCGAGTGCCACACGGCCGTGGTCTTGGTACGCGGTCTGGCGACGGACGCAGTACAGGCGGTTACTATGCGGGAAATCGCACGTCGCTTTCTGCGCACTATAGTAGTGGCCGTAGGCGCGCCCTACGACCTAGCGGCCGCGCCCCCACACACCACACAGGTCTGTACCTACAGCACCGAACTACAGGCACTTGCCGCGCTGGCCAAATTGCTGTCAGGACAACAAAGCGCAGTCGGCAAGCTACCGGTGCGACTCTCGCAAACGAGCAACAGCACCCCGCCTTCCTGCTGA
- a CDS encoding N-acetylmuramic acid 6-phosphate etherase, protein MHKPRTERANQRTVDLDLWSVDQVLAAIHEEDAQVPPAVAAVLPAIKQATEIVIASLTAGGRVFYAGAGSSGRQAVLDASELPPTFGTLGKRFVVLISGGKETMLVADEKAEDDQTAGVAAAREQNIGAADAVIGIAASGQTPFVAGVMAEARALGAKTIALVGAPGRLVTLADVSICFDVGPEVVAGSTRLKNGTAQKLILNMISTASMIALGRTYSNLMAGASSHNAKLNRRAIDILTAATEVTEDKARQQLADCTGELDTALVSLLSEQRPEIARSALQNTGGSIRSAISLACGQRQSPAQSRRASFTPFAAAFAVVERAVGNGEGSIPGAVAAVLRRGRIEDIRAFGLAVRAPERLPMQLHTIFDVASLTKVMATLPAVLLLVERGLVRLDDPLALFVPYFGQAGKGRITLRHLLTHTSGLPAHLHLWQLNLSAAEMIDYICALPMGEQEQLGQTVVYSDLGFMMLGELVRAVSGMSLADFARDNIYLPLGMDDTCFLPGHEKRRRTAATEYRSDYGRFMWGEVHDENAHALGGVAGHAGLFSTAADIAVYAAIWLNNGRHRGEAILSPHSVALATATHVGGAEPRGLGWLLPSRTHCSGGDFLSCGAFGHTGFTGTSLWCAPAHDLGIILLTNRVHAGRDSTDIYSLRARFANAVVTGHA, encoded by the coding sequence ATGCATAAACCACGCACGGAGCGGGCCAATCAGCGCACGGTTGACCTTGACCTGTGGTCGGTAGACCAAGTGCTAGCCGCCATACACGAGGAGGACGCTCAGGTACCACCCGCGGTGGCGGCGGTACTTCCGGCGATTAAGCAGGCGACAGAGATAGTTATAGCCTCTTTGACAGCAGGCGGCCGGGTTTTTTACGCCGGTGCAGGCAGCAGCGGAAGGCAGGCTGTACTTGATGCCAGTGAGCTTCCGCCTACTTTCGGCACGCTTGGCAAACGCTTTGTTGTGCTAATCTCGGGCGGTAAAGAGACGATGTTGGTCGCCGATGAAAAGGCCGAGGACGACCAAACAGCCGGTGTGGCGGCTGCGCGCGAACAAAACATAGGAGCCGCGGACGCCGTTATCGGGATTGCGGCCTCGGGGCAGACTCCTTTTGTCGCGGGTGTAATGGCTGAAGCTCGCGCACTAGGGGCAAAGACGATAGCTTTGGTGGGCGCGCCGGGTCGCCTGGTGACGCTCGCCGATGTGTCCATTTGCTTTGACGTCGGGCCGGAGGTAGTGGCAGGGTCGACAAGACTTAAGAACGGCACGGCGCAAAAGCTGATTCTTAACATGATTTCCACCGCGTCCATGATTGCCCTTGGACGAACCTACTCGAATCTAATGGCGGGGGCGAGCTCGCATAACGCTAAGCTTAACCGCCGGGCAATCGACATACTAACCGCCGCAACCGAGGTTACCGAGGACAAAGCAAGGCAACAGCTTGCCGACTGTACCGGGGAGTTAGACACTGCACTTGTCTCCCTGCTGTCCGAGCAACGCCCGGAAATAGCGCGCTCGGCGCTGCAGAACACCGGCGGCTCGATTAGGTCAGCTATCTCCCTAGCCTGCGGACAGCGGCAGTCGCCCGCACAGAGCCGCAGGGCATCGTTCACCCCCTTTGCAGCTGCTTTCGCGGTTGTGGAACGGGCAGTGGGTAACGGCGAGGGTAGCATCCCCGGAGCTGTGGCTGCTGTGCTGCGTCGCGGCCGCATTGAAGACATACGCGCCTTTGGCTTAGCAGTAAGGGCGCCGGAGCGCTTGCCAATGCAGTTGCATACCATTTTCGATGTGGCGTCGCTCACCAAAGTTATGGCTACGCTGCCTGCTGTTTTGCTGCTGGTAGAGCGCGGCCTAGTGCGGCTTGACGACCCGCTAGCGCTCTTTGTGCCGTATTTTGGCCAAGCAGGCAAGGGCAGGATTACGCTGCGGCACTTGCTGACCCACACTTCCGGTTTACCTGCGCACTTGCACCTCTGGCAGCTCAACTTGTCGGCCGCGGAGATGATTGACTACATTTGTGCACTGCCGATGGGTGAACAGGAACAACTAGGCCAGACCGTAGTCTACAGCGACCTCGGGTTCATGATGCTCGGTGAGCTAGTGCGCGCAGTCAGCGGCATGAGCCTAGCTGATTTTGCCCGCGACAATATTTATCTCCCCCTAGGCATGGACGACACGTGTTTTTTGCCTGGCCATGAAAAACGACGCCGCACTGCTGCGACCGAGTACCGCAGCGACTACGGCAGATTTATGTGGGGGGAAGTGCACGACGAAAATGCCCATGCCCTCGGCGGTGTGGCAGGGCACGCCGGGTTGTTTAGTACCGCGGCGGACATCGCGGTTTATGCTGCCATATGGCTAAACAACGGCAGGCACCGCGGCGAGGCTATTCTCTCACCGCACAGTGTAGCGTTAGCTACGGCTACGCATGTCGGCGGTGCGGAGCCGCGCGGCTTAGGTTGGCTGCTACCCTCACGCACACATTGCTCGGGTGGAGACTTTCTCTCGTGTGGCGCTTTTGGCCATACGGGGTTTACGGGGACTAGCTTGTGGTGCGCGCCGGCACACGACCTCGGCATAATTCTGCTCACTAATCGCGTGCACGCAGGCCGAGACAGCACCGACATCTACTCGCTACGGGCACGCTTCGCTAACGCAGTGGTGACCGGCCATGCGTAA
- a CDS encoding GntR family transcriptional regulator produces the protein MTASFFGEMTLQTDSPVPLYFQLQAIIKRLIETGHVSCGDRLPSERQIAEWAMINRLTVRQALAALVNEGVLIRRRGLGTFVAPPKLEQGLTKLTSFTEDMLRRGLSPSTVVLSLSVQAAEQRIAQALWLTPGEEVIVLERLRLADDKPMALEVSHMPYRRFPDFLTAEFDLARTSLYELLRRHYNVEFARAIETLEARSALSREAELLGIASGAPLLARERTTLDRADVPLEHVRSLYRADRYRFVIEVVK, from the coding sequence GTGACGGCTAGTTTTTTTGGAGAAATGACTTTGCAGACGGACTCGCCCGTACCGCTGTACTTTCAGCTGCAGGCAATAATTAAGCGCCTGATTGAGACAGGGCATGTTTCCTGTGGCGACAGGCTTCCCTCCGAACGACAAATCGCCGAATGGGCCATGATTAATCGACTGACGGTGCGGCAAGCACTAGCGGCACTGGTAAACGAAGGCGTGCTCATCCGTAGACGCGGGCTGGGGACTTTTGTCGCACCGCCTAAACTAGAGCAAGGGTTAACGAAGCTGACCAGTTTTACCGAGGACATGCTTAGGCGCGGGTTATCCCCCTCTACTGTGGTGTTATCTCTCAGTGTGCAGGCGGCCGAGCAGCGCATAGCGCAGGCGCTCTGGCTCACGCCCGGCGAAGAGGTCATAGTGCTAGAGAGACTGCGTCTGGCAGATGATAAGCCCATGGCACTTGAGGTGTCGCACATGCCCTACCGCCGGTTCCCCGACTTTTTGACGGCAGAGTTCGATTTAGCCCGCACCTCGCTGTACGAACTACTGCGCCGCCACTATAATGTTGAGTTTGCCCGCGCCATCGAAACGCTCGAGGCGCGTTCCGCTCTAAGCCGCGAGGCAGAGCTGCTCGGTATTGCCAGCGGGGCTCCTCTCCTGGCGCGCGAACGCACCACCTTAGACAGAGCAGACGTCCCGCTTGAACATGTGCGTTCGCTCTATCGGGCGGATCGCTACAGATTTGTAATCGAGGTGGTAAAGTGA